One Saimiri boliviensis isolate mSaiBol1 chromosome 17, mSaiBol1.pri, whole genome shotgun sequence genomic window carries:
- the CHD3 gene encoding chromodomain-helicase-DNA-binding protein 3 isoform X10: protein MASPLRDEEEEEEEMVVSEEEEEEEEEGDEEEEEVEAADEDDEEDDDEGVLGRGPGHDRGRDRHSPPGCHLFPPPPPPPPPPLPPPPPPPPPDKDDIRLLPSALGVKKRKRGPKKQKENKPGKPRKRKKRDSEEEFGSERDEYREKSESGGSEYGTGPGRKRRRKHREKKEKKTKRRKKGEGDGGQKQVEQKSSATLLLTWGLEDVEHVFSEEDYHTLTNYKAFSQFMRPLIAKKNPKIPMSKMMTILGAKWREFSANNPFKGSAAAVAAAAAAAAAAVAEQVSAAVSSATPIAPSGPPALPPPPAADIQPPPIRRAKTKEGKGPGHKRRSKSPRVPDGRKKLRGKKMAPLKIKLGLLGGKRKKGGSYVFQSDEGPEPEAEESDLDSGSVHSASGRPDGPVRTKKLKRGRPGRKKKKVLGCPAVAGEEEVDGYETDHQDYCEVCQQGGEIILCDTCPRAYHLVCLDPELDRAPEGKWSCPHCEKEGVQWEAKEEEEEYEEEGEEEGEKEEEDDHMEYCRVCKDGGELLCCDACISSYHIHCLNPPLPDIPNGEWLCPRCTCPVLKGRVQKILHWRWGEPPVAVPAPQQADGNPDVPPPRPLQGRSEREFFVKWVGLSYWHCSWAKELQLEIFHLVMYRNYQRKNDMDEPPPLDYGSGEDDGKSDKRKVKDPHYAEMEEKYYRFGIKPEWMTVHRIINHSVDKKGNYHYLVKWRDLPYDQSTWEEDEMNIPEYEEHKQSYWRHRELIMGEDPAQPRKYKKKKKELQGDGPPSSPTNDPTVKYETQPRFITATGGTLHMYQLEGLNWLRFSWAQGTDTILADEMGLGKTIQTIVFLYSLYKEGHTKGPFLVSAPLSTIINWEREFQMWAPKFYVVTYTGDKDSRAIIRENEFSFEDNAIKGGKKAFKMKREAQVKFHVLLTSYELITIDQAALGSIRWACLVVDEAHRLKNNQSKFFRVLNGYKIDHKLLLTGTPLQNNLEELFHLLNFLTPERFNNLEGFLEEFADISKEDQIKKLHDLLGPHMLRRLKADVFKNMPAKTELIVRVELSPMQKKYYKYILTRNFEALNSRGGGNQVSLLNIMMDLKKCCNHPYLFPVAAMESPKLPSGAYEGGALIKSSGKLMLLQKMLRKLKEQGHRVLIFSQMTKMLDLLEDFLDYEGYKYERIDGGITGALRQEAIDRFNAPGAQQFCFLLSTRAGGLGINLATADTVIIFDSDWNPHNDIQAFSRAHRIGQANKVMIYRFVTRASVEERITQVAKRKMMLTHLVVRPGLGSKAGSMSKQELDDILKFGTEELFKDENEGENKEEDSSVIHYDNEAIARLLDRNQDATEDTDVQNMNEYLSSFKVAQYVVREEDKIEEIEREIIKQEENVDPDYWEKLLRHHYEQQQEDLARNLGKGKRVRKQVNYNDAAQEDQDNQSEYSVGSEEEDEDFDERPEGRRQSKRQLRNEKDKPLPPLLARVGGNIEVLGFNTRQRKAFLNAVMRWGMPPQDAFTTQWLVRDLRGKTEKEFKAYVSLFMRHLCEPGADGSETFADGVPREGLSRQQVLTRIGVMSLVKKKVQEFEHINGRWSMPELMPDPSADSKRSSRASSPTKTSPTTPEASATNSPCTSKPATPAPSEKGEGIRIPLEKEEVESQEEKPEKNSKIGEKMETEADAPSPAPSLGERLEPRKIPLEDEVPGVPGEMEPEPGYRGDREKSATESTPGERGEEKPLDGQEHRERPEGETGDLGKREDVKGDRELRPGPRDEPRSNGRREEKTEKPRFMFNIADGGFTELHTLWQNEERAAISSGKLNEIWHRRHDYWLLAGIVLHGYARWQDIQNDAQFAIINEPFKTEANKGNFLEMKNKFLARRFKLLEQALVIEEQLRRAAYLNLSQEPAHPAMALHARFAEAECLAESHQHLSKESLAGNKPANAVLHKALTPLTTSRAS, encoded by the exons ATAAAGATGACATTCGGCTGCTGCCTTCAGCATTGGGTGTGAAGAAGAGAAAACGAGGACCCAAGAAGCAGAAGGAGAACAAGCCAGGGAAACCCCGAAAACGCAAGAAGCGT gaCAGTGAGGAGGAATTCGGTTCTGAGCGAGATGAGTACCGGGAGAAGTCAGAGAGTGGGGGCAGTGAATATGGAACCGGACCGGGTCGGAAACGAAGAAGGAAGCAccgagaaaaaaaggagaagaagacaAAGCGGCGGAAAAAGGGGGAGGGAGATGGGGGGCAAAAG CAGGTGGAGCAGAAGTCGTCAGCAACTCTGCTCCTGACGTGGGGCCTGGAGGACGTGGAACATGTGTTCTCTGAGGAGGATTACCACACACTCACCAACTACAAAGCCTTTAGCCAGTTCATGAG GCCCCTAATTGCTAAGAAGAATCCTAAGATCCCAATGTCTAAGATGATGACCATCCTTGGGGCCAAATGGAGAGAATTCAGCGCGAACAACCCCTTCAAGGGGTCAGCAGCTGCtgtggcggcagcagcagcagcagcagcagcagctgtagCTGAGCAGGTGTCAGCTGCTGTCTCATCGGCCACCCCCATAGCACCCTCCGGACCCCCCGCCCTTCCACCACCCCCTGCTGCTGATATCCAGCCCCCACCCATCCGAAGAGCCAAAACCAAAGAGGGCAAAG GTCCAGGCCACAAGAGGCGGAGTAAGAGCCCCCGAGTGCCTGATGGACGCAAGAAGCTTCGGGGAAAGAAGATGGCACCACTCAAAATAAAACTAGGACTGCTGGGTGgcaagaggaagaagggaggctCG TATGTTTTTCAGAGTGACGAAGGTCCTGAACCAGAAGCTGAGGAGTCAGACCTGGACAGTGGCAGTGTCCACAGTGCCTCAGGCCGGCCTGATGGCCCTGTCCGCACCAAGAAACTAAAGAGAGGCCGgccaggaaggaagaagaagaagg TCCTGGGCTGTCCTGCAGTGGccggggaggaggaggttgaTGGCTACGAGACAGATCACCAGGATTACTGTGAGGTGTGCCAGCAGGGTGGGGAAATTATTCTGTGCGACACCTGCCCTCGTGCCTACCACCTCGTCTGCCTTGATCCTGAACTTGACCGGGCTCCTGAGGGCAAATGGAGCTGCCCTCACTGT GAGAAGGAGGGGGTccagtgggaggccaaggaggaagaggaagaatacgaagaggagggagaggaggaaggggagaaggaggaggaggacgatcACATGGAGTACTGCCGTGTGTGCAAGGATGGCGGGGAGCTCCTGTGCTGTGACGCGTGCATCTCCTCCTACCACATTCATTGTCTAAATCCTCCCCTGCCTGACATTCCCAATGGGGAATGGCTGTGTCCCCGATGCACA TGCCCCGTGCTGAAGGGCCGAGTGCAGAAGATCCTGCATTGGCGGTGGGGGGAGCCACCTGTAGCAGTGCCAGCCCCTCAACAGGCAGATGGAAATCCAGATGTCCCACCACCCCGTCCTCTTCAAGGCAGATCGGAGCGAGAGTTCTTTGTCAAGTGGGTAGGACTATCCTACTGGCACTGCTCCTGGGCCAAGGAGCTTCAG CTGGAAATCTTCCATTTGGTAATGTATCGAAACTACCAGCGGAAGAATGACATGGATGAGCCTCCACCCCTGGACTACGGCTCCGGTGAGGATGATGGGAAGAGTGACAAGCGGAAAGTGAAAGATCCGCACTACGCTGAGATGGAGGAGAAGTACTATCGTTTTGGCATCAAGCCAGAGTGGATGACTGTCCACCGTATCATCAACCACAG TGTGGATAAAAAGGGGAATTACCACTATCTAGTGAAATGGAGGGACTTGCCATATGACCAGTCCACGTGGGAGGAAGATGAAATGAATATCCCTGAATATGAAGAACATAAGCAAAGCTACTGGAGACACCG AGAACTAATTATGGGGGAAGACCCTGCCCAGCCCCGCAagtataagaagaagaagaaggagctACAGGGTGATGGGCCTCCCAGTTCTCCCACTAATGAT CCCACCGTGAAATATGAGACTCAGCCACGGTTTATCACAGCCACTGGAGGCACCCTGCACATGTATCAGCTAGAAGGGCTCAACTGGCTCCGCTTCTCATGGGCCCAGGGCACCGACACCATTCTGGCTGATGAGATGGGGTTGGGCAAGACCATACAAACCATCGTCTTCCTCTACTCACTCTATAAGGAG GGCCACACGAAAGGTCCCTTCTTGGTGAGTGCCCCACTCTCGACCATCATTAACTGGGAACGGGAGTTCCAGATGTGGGCACCCAAATTCTATGTGGTGACATACACGGGTGACAAGGACAGTCGGGCCATCATTCGTGAGAATGAATTCTCCTTTGAGGACAATGCCATCAAAGGGGGCAAGAAAGCTTTTAAGATGAAG AGGGAGGCACAGGTGAAGTTCCATGTTCTCCTGACATCATATGAGCTGATCACCATTGATCAGGCAGCACTTGGTTCCATCCGCTGGGCCTGTCTTGTGGTGGATGAGGCCCATCGACTCAAGAACAACCAGTCCAAG TTTTTCAGGGTTCTCAATGGTTACAAGATAGATCATAAGTTGCTGCTGACAGGAACCCCATTGCAGAACAATCTGGAGGAGCTCTTCCATCTCTTGAACTTCCTCACCCCAGAGAGATTTAA CAACttggagggcttcctggaggagtttGCTGACATATCCAAAGAGGACCAGATCAAGAAACTGCATGATTTGCTGGGGCCACACATGCTACGGAGGCTCAAGGCAGACGTCTTTAAGAACATGCCAGCCAAGACAGAGCTCATCGTTCGGGTGGAGCTAAGCCCCATGCAGAA gaaatactacaaatacattCTGACTCGAAATTTCGAGGCCTTGAATTCACGAGGTGGTGGGAACCAGGTGTCGCTGCTGAACATCATGATGGATCTTAAGAAGTGCTGCAACCATCCATACCTTTTTCCCGTGGCTGCTATG GAGTCCCCAAAACTCCCCAGTGGGGCTTATGAGGGTGGGGCACTTATTAAGTCATCTGGGAAGCTCATGCTGCTACAGAAGATGCTTCGAAAGCTGAAGGAGCAAGGACACAGAGTGCTCATCTTCTCGCAG ATGACCAAAATGTTAGACTTGCTTGAGGACTTCTTAGACTATGAAGGCTATAAGTATGAGCGCATCGATGGTGGCATCACTGGTGCCCTGAGGCAGGAGGCCATCGATCGGTTTAATG CTCCTGGGGCCCAACAATTCTGCTTCCTCCTGTCCACCCGTGCTGGGGGCCTGGGCATCAATCTGGCCACAGCTGACACTGTCATCATCTTTGATTCTGACTGGAACCCCCATAATGACATCCAG GCCTTTAGCCGGGCTCATCGGATTGGCCAGGCCAACAAAGTGATGATTTACCGGTTTGTGACTCGTGCGTCCGTGGAAGAGCGGATCACACAAGTGGCCAAGAGAAAGATGATGCTGACACACCTGGTGGTGCGGCCCGGGCTGGGGTCCAAGGCAGGCTCCATGTCCAAGCAGGAGCTGGACGACATTCTTAAATTTGGCACCGAAGAGCTGTTCAAGGATGAAAACGAGG GAGAGAACAAGGAGGAGGACAGCAGCGTGATTCATTACGACAATGAGGCCATCGCTCGGCTGTTGGACCGGAACCAGGATGCAACTGAGGACACTGATGTGCAGAACATGAATGAGTATCTCAGCTCCTTCAAGGTGGCACAGTACGTCGTGCGGGAAGAAGACAAG ATTGAGGAAATCGAGCGAGAGATCATCAAGCAGGAGGAGAATGTGGACCCTGACTACTGGGAGAAGCTGCTGAGGCATCACTATGAGCAACAGCAGGAAGACCTGGCCCGGAATCTAGGCAAAGGCAAGCGGGTTCGCAAGCAAGTTAACTATAATGATGCTGCTCAGGAAGACCAAG ACAACCAGTCAGAATACTCGGTGGGAtcagaggaggaggatgaagactTCGATGAACGTCCCGAAG GGCGTCGACAGTCAAAGAGGCAGCTCCGGAATGAGAAAGATAAGCCACTGCCTCCACTGCTGGCCCGAGTTGGGGGCAACATTGAG GTGCTGGGCTTCAACACCCGTCAGCGGAAGGCTTTCCTCAATGCCGTGATGCGCTGGGGGATGCCACCACAGGATGCCTTCACCACGCAGTGGCTGGTGCGGGACCTGAGGGGCAAGACTGAGAAGGAGTTTAA GGCCTATGTATCTTTGTTCATGCGCCATCTATGTGAGCCTGGGGCAGACGGCTCTGAAACCTTTGCTGATGGGGTCCCTCGGGAGGGGCTGAGTCGCCAGCAGGTGTTGACCCGCATTGGAGTCATGTCTCTCGTCAAGAAGAAG GTGCAGGAGTTTGAGCACATCAATGGGCGTTGGTCAATGCCGGAACTGATGCCCGACCCCAGTGCTGACTCTAAGCGTTCCTCCAGAGCCTCCTCTCCTACCAAAACGTCTCCCACCACTCCTGAGGCTTCTGCTACCAACAGTCCCTGCACCTCTAAACCTG CTACTCCAGCTCCAAGTGAGAAAGGAGAAGGCATAAGGATACCTCTTGAGAAGGAGGAAGTTGAAAGCCAAGAGGAAAAGCCAGAGAAGAACAGCAAAATTGGGGAGAAGATGGAGACAGAG GCTGatgcccccagcccagccccatcaCTCGGGGAGCGGCTGGAGCCAAGGAAGATTCCTCTAGAGGATGAGGTGCCAGGGGTACCTGGAGAGATGGAGCCTGAACCTGGGTACCGTGGGGACAGAGAGAAGTCAG CCACAGAGTCGACGCCAGGAGAAAGGGGGGAGGAGAAGCCGTTGGATGGACAGGAACACAGGGAGAGGCCGGAGGGGGAAACGGGGGATTTGGGCAAGAGAG AAGATGTAAAAGGTGACCGGGAGCTTCGACCAGGGCCTCGAGATGAGCCACGGTCCAATGGGCGACGAGAGGAAAAGACCGAGAAGCCCCGGTTCATGTTCAATATCGCAGATGGTGGCTTCACAG AGCTTCACACACTGTGGCAAAATGAGGAACGGGCAGCTATTTCCTCGGGGAAACTCAATGAGATCTGGCACAGAAGACATGACTATTGGCTTCTGGCTGGGATTGTCCT CCATGGCTACGCACGGTGGCAGGACATCCAGAATGATGCTCAATTTGCCATTATCAATGAGCCATTTAAAACTGAAGCCAATAAGGGGAACTTTCTGGAGATGAAAAATAAGTTCCTGGCCCGGAGGTTCAAG CTCCTGGAGCAGGCGCTGGTGATTGAGGAGCAGCTGCGGCGGGCGGCCTACCTGAACCTGTCGCAGGAGCCGGCGCACCCCGCCATGGCCCTCCACGCCCGCTTCGCCGAGGCCGAGTGCCTGGCCGAGAGCCACCAGCACCTCTCCAAGGAGTCGCTGGCGGGGAACAAGCCGGCCAACGCCGTCCTGCACAAGG
- the CHD3 gene encoding chromodomain-helicase-DNA-binding protein 3 isoform X12 yields the protein MMEADIVILWARSKNYQLKVSFPPGPCRGDRMPDKDDIRLLPSALGVKKRKRGPKKQKENKPGKPRKRKKRDSEEEFGSERDEYREKSESGGSEYGTGPGRKRRRKHREKKEKKTKRRKKGEGDGGQKQVEQKSSATLLLTWGLEDVEHVFSEEDYHTLTNYKAFSQFMRPLIAKKNPKIPMSKMMTILGAKWREFSANNPFKGSAAAVAAAAAAAAAAVAEQVSAAVSSATPIAPSGPPALPPPPAADIQPPPIRRAKTKEGKGPGHKRRSKSPRVPDGRKKLRGKKMAPLKIKLGLLGGKRKKGGSYVFQSDEGPEPEAEESDLDSGSVHSASGRPDGPVRTKKLKRGRPGRKKKKVLGCPAVAGEEEVDGYETDHQDYCEVCQQGGEIILCDTCPRAYHLVCLDPELDRAPEGKWSCPHCEKEGVQWEAKEEEEEYEEEGEEEGEKEEEDDHMEYCRVCKDGGELLCCDACISSYHIHCLNPPLPDIPNGEWLCPRCTCPVLKGRVQKILHWRWGEPPVAVPAPQQADGNPDVPPPRPLQGRSEREFFVKWVGLSYWHCSWAKELQLEIFHLVMYRNYQRKNDMDEPPPLDYGSGEDDGKSDKRKVKDPHYAEMEEKYYRFGIKPEWMTVHRIINHSVDKKGNYHYLVKWRDLPYDQSTWEEDEMNIPEYEEHKQSYWRHRELIMGEDPAQPRKYKKKKKELQGDGPPSSPTNDPTVKYETQPRFITATGGTLHMYQLEGLNWLRFSWAQGTDTILADEMGLGKTIQTIVFLYSLYKEGHTKGPFLVSAPLSTIINWEREFQMWAPKFYVVTYTGDKDSRAIIRENEFSFEDNAIKGGKKAFKMKREAQVKFHVLLTSYELITIDQAALGSIRWACLVVDEAHRLKNNQSKFFRVLNGYKIDHKLLLTGTPLQNNLEELFHLLNFLTPERFNNLEGFLEEFADISKEDQIKKLHDLLGPHMLRRLKADVFKNMPAKTELIVRVELSPMQKKYYKYILTRNFEALNSRGGGNQVSLLNIMMDLKKCCNHPYLFPVAAMESPKLPSGAYEGGALIKSSGKLMLLQKMLRKLKEQGHRVLIFSQMTKMLDLLEDFLDYEGYKYERIDGGITGALRQEAIDRFNAPGAQQFCFLLSTRAGGLGINLATADTVIIFDSDWNPHNDIQAFSRAHRIGQANKVMIYRFVTRASVEERITQVAKRKMMLTHLVVRPGLGSKAGSMSKQELDDILKFGTEELFKDENEGENKEEDSSVIHYDNEAIARLLDRNQDATEDTDVQNMNEYLSSFKVAQYVVREEDKIEEIEREIIKQEENVDPDYWEKLLRHHYEQQQEDLARNLGKGKRVRKQVNYNDAAQEDQDNQSEYSVGSEEEDEDFDERPEGRRQSKRQLRNEKDKPLPPLLARVGGNIEVLGFNTRQRKAFLNAVMRWGMPPQDAFTTQWLVRDLRGKTEKEFKAYVSLFMRHLCEPGADGSETFADGVPREGLSRQQVLTRIGVMSLVKKKVQEFEHINGRWSMPELMPDPSADSKRSSRASSPTKTSPTTPEASATNSPCTSKPATPAPSEKGEGIRIPLEKEEVESQEEKPEKNSKIGEKMETEADAPSPAPSLGERLEPRKIPLEDEVPGVPGEMEPEPGYRGDREKSATESTPGERGEEKPLDGQEHRERPEGETGDLGKREDVKGDRELRPGPRDEPRSNGRREEKTEKPRFMFNIADGGFTELHTLWQNEERAAISSGKLNEIWHRRHDYWLLAGIVLHGYARWQDIQNDAQFAIINEPFKTEANKGNFLEMKNKFLARRFKLLEQALVIEEQLRRAAYLNLSQEPAHPAMALHARFAEAECLAESHQHLSKESLAGNKPANAVLHKVLNQLEELLSDMKADVTRLPATLSRIPPIAARLQMSERSILSRLASKGTEPHPTPAFPPGPYATPPGYGAAFSAAPVGALAAAGANYSQMPAGSFITAATNGPPVLVKKEKEMVGALVSDGLDRKEPRAGEVICIDD from the exons ATAAAGATGACATTCGGCTGCTGCCTTCAGCATTGGGTGTGAAGAAGAGAAAACGAGGACCCAAGAAGCAGAAGGAGAACAAGCCAGGGAAACCCCGAAAACGCAAGAAGCGT gaCAGTGAGGAGGAATTCGGTTCTGAGCGAGATGAGTACCGGGAGAAGTCAGAGAGTGGGGGCAGTGAATATGGAACCGGACCGGGTCGGAAACGAAGAAGGAAGCAccgagaaaaaaaggagaagaagacaAAGCGGCGGAAAAAGGGGGAGGGAGATGGGGGGCAAAAG CAGGTGGAGCAGAAGTCGTCAGCAACTCTGCTCCTGACGTGGGGCCTGGAGGACGTGGAACATGTGTTCTCTGAGGAGGATTACCACACACTCACCAACTACAAAGCCTTTAGCCAGTTCATGAG GCCCCTAATTGCTAAGAAGAATCCTAAGATCCCAATGTCTAAGATGATGACCATCCTTGGGGCCAAATGGAGAGAATTCAGCGCGAACAACCCCTTCAAGGGGTCAGCAGCTGCtgtggcggcagcagcagcagcagcagcagcagctgtagCTGAGCAGGTGTCAGCTGCTGTCTCATCGGCCACCCCCATAGCACCCTCCGGACCCCCCGCCCTTCCACCACCCCCTGCTGCTGATATCCAGCCCCCACCCATCCGAAGAGCCAAAACCAAAGAGGGCAAAG GTCCAGGCCACAAGAGGCGGAGTAAGAGCCCCCGAGTGCCTGATGGACGCAAGAAGCTTCGGGGAAAGAAGATGGCACCACTCAAAATAAAACTAGGACTGCTGGGTGgcaagaggaagaagggaggctCG TATGTTTTTCAGAGTGACGAAGGTCCTGAACCAGAAGCTGAGGAGTCAGACCTGGACAGTGGCAGTGTCCACAGTGCCTCAGGCCGGCCTGATGGCCCTGTCCGCACCAAGAAACTAAAGAGAGGCCGgccaggaaggaagaagaagaagg TCCTGGGCTGTCCTGCAGTGGccggggaggaggaggttgaTGGCTACGAGACAGATCACCAGGATTACTGTGAGGTGTGCCAGCAGGGTGGGGAAATTATTCTGTGCGACACCTGCCCTCGTGCCTACCACCTCGTCTGCCTTGATCCTGAACTTGACCGGGCTCCTGAGGGCAAATGGAGCTGCCCTCACTGT GAGAAGGAGGGGGTccagtgggaggccaaggaggaagaggaagaatacgaagaggagggagaggaggaaggggagaaggaggaggaggacgatcACATGGAGTACTGCCGTGTGTGCAAGGATGGCGGGGAGCTCCTGTGCTGTGACGCGTGCATCTCCTCCTACCACATTCATTGTCTAAATCCTCCCCTGCCTGACATTCCCAATGGGGAATGGCTGTGTCCCCGATGCACA TGCCCCGTGCTGAAGGGCCGAGTGCAGAAGATCCTGCATTGGCGGTGGGGGGAGCCACCTGTAGCAGTGCCAGCCCCTCAACAGGCAGATGGAAATCCAGATGTCCCACCACCCCGTCCTCTTCAAGGCAGATCGGAGCGAGAGTTCTTTGTCAAGTGGGTAGGACTATCCTACTGGCACTGCTCCTGGGCCAAGGAGCTTCAG CTGGAAATCTTCCATTTGGTAATGTATCGAAACTACCAGCGGAAGAATGACATGGATGAGCCTCCACCCCTGGACTACGGCTCCGGTGAGGATGATGGGAAGAGTGACAAGCGGAAAGTGAAAGATCCGCACTACGCTGAGATGGAGGAGAAGTACTATCGTTTTGGCATCAAGCCAGAGTGGATGACTGTCCACCGTATCATCAACCACAG TGTGGATAAAAAGGGGAATTACCACTATCTAGTGAAATGGAGGGACTTGCCATATGACCAGTCCACGTGGGAGGAAGATGAAATGAATATCCCTGAATATGAAGAACATAAGCAAAGCTACTGGAGACACCG AGAACTAATTATGGGGGAAGACCCTGCCCAGCCCCGCAagtataagaagaagaagaaggagctACAGGGTGATGGGCCTCCCAGTTCTCCCACTAATGAT CCCACCGTGAAATATGAGACTCAGCCACGGTTTATCACAGCCACTGGAGGCACCCTGCACATGTATCAGCTAGAAGGGCTCAACTGGCTCCGCTTCTCATGGGCCCAGGGCACCGACACCATTCTGGCTGATGAGATGGGGTTGGGCAAGACCATACAAACCATCGTCTTCCTCTACTCACTCTATAAGGAG GGCCACACGAAAGGTCCCTTCTTGGTGAGTGCCCCACTCTCGACCATCATTAACTGGGAACGGGAGTTCCAGATGTGGGCACCCAAATTCTATGTGGTGACATACACGGGTGACAAGGACAGTCGGGCCATCATTCGTGAGAATGAATTCTCCTTTGAGGACAATGCCATCAAAGGGGGCAAGAAAGCTTTTAAGATGAAG AGGGAGGCACAGGTGAAGTTCCATGTTCTCCTGACATCATATGAGCTGATCACCATTGATCAGGCAGCACTTGGTTCCATCCGCTGGGCCTGTCTTGTGGTGGATGAGGCCCATCGACTCAAGAACAACCAGTCCAAG TTTTTCAGGGTTCTCAATGGTTACAAGATAGATCATAAGTTGCTGCTGACAGGAACCCCATTGCAGAACAATCTGGAGGAGCTCTTCCATCTCTTGAACTTCCTCACCCCAGAGAGATTTAA CAACttggagggcttcctggaggagtttGCTGACATATCCAAAGAGGACCAGATCAAGAAACTGCATGATTTGCTGGGGCCACACATGCTACGGAGGCTCAAGGCAGACGTCTTTAAGAACATGCCAGCCAAGACAGAGCTCATCGTTCGGGTGGAGCTAAGCCCCATGCAGAA gaaatactacaaatacattCTGACTCGAAATTTCGAGGCCTTGAATTCACGAGGTGGTGGGAACCAGGTGTCGCTGCTGAACATCATGATGGATCTTAAGAAGTGCTGCAACCATCCATACCTTTTTCCCGTGGCTGCTATG GAGTCCCCAAAACTCCCCAGTGGGGCTTATGAGGGTGGGGCACTTATTAAGTCATCTGGGAAGCTCATGCTGCTACAGAAGATGCTTCGAAAGCTGAAGGAGCAAGGACACAGAGTGCTCATCTTCTCGCAG ATGACCAAAATGTTAGACTTGCTTGAGGACTTCTTAGACTATGAAGGCTATAAGTATGAGCGCATCGATGGTGGCATCACTGGTGCCCTGAGGCAGGAGGCCATCGATCGGTTTAATG CTCCTGGGGCCCAACAATTCTGCTTCCTCCTGTCCACCCGTGCTGGGGGCCTGGGCATCAATCTGGCCACAGCTGACACTGTCATCATCTTTGATTCTGACTGGAACCCCCATAATGACATCCAG GCCTTTAGCCGGGCTCATCGGATTGGCCAGGCCAACAAAGTGATGATTTACCGGTTTGTGACTCGTGCGTCCGTGGAAGAGCGGATCACACAAGTGGCCAAGAGAAAGATGATGCTGACACACCTGGTGGTGCGGCCCGGGCTGGGGTCCAAGGCAGGCTCCATGTCCAAGCAGGAGCTGGACGACATTCTTAAATTTGGCACCGAAGAGCTGTTCAAGGATGAAAACGAGG GAGAGAACAAGGAGGAGGACAGCAGCGTGATTCATTACGACAATGAGGCCATCGCTCGGCTGTTGGACCGGAACCAGGATGCAACTGAGGACACTGATGTGCAGAACATGAATGAGTATCTCAGCTCCTTCAAGGTGGCACAGTACGTCGTGCGGGAAGAAGACAAG ATTGAGGAAATCGAGCGAGAGATCATCAAGCAGGAGGAGAATGTGGACCCTGACTACTGGGAGAAGCTGCTGAGGCATCACTATGAGCAACAGCAGGAAGACCTGGCCCGGAATCTAGGCAAAGGCAAGCGGGTTCGCAAGCAAGTTAACTATAATGATGCTGCTCAGGAAGACCAAG ACAACCAGTCAGAATACTCGGTGGGAtcagaggaggaggatgaagactTCGATGAACGTCCCGAAG GGCGTCGACAGTCAAAGAGGCAGCTCCGGAATGAGAAAGATAAGCCACTGCCTCCACTGCTGGCCCGAGTTGGGGGCAACATTGAG GTGCTGGGCTTCAACACCCGTCAGCGGAAGGCTTTCCTCAATGCCGTGATGCGCTGGGGGATGCCACCACAGGATGCCTTCACCACGCAGTGGCTGGTGCGGGACCTGAGGGGCAAGACTGAGAAGGAGTTTAA GGCCTATGTATCTTTGTTCATGCGCCATCTATGTGAGCCTGGGGCAGACGGCTCTGAAACCTTTGCTGATGGGGTCCCTCGGGAGGGGCTGAGTCGCCAGCAGGTGTTGACCCGCATTGGAGTCATGTCTCTCGTCAAGAAGAAG GTGCAGGAGTTTGAGCACATCAATGGGCGTTGGTCAATGCCGGAACTGATGCCCGACCCCAGTGCTGACTCTAAGCGTTCCTCCAGAGCCTCCTCTCCTACCAAAACGTCTCCCACCACTCCTGAGGCTTCTGCTACCAACAGTCCCTGCACCTCTAAACCTG CTACTCCAGCTCCAAGTGAGAAAGGAGAAGGCATAAGGATACCTCTTGAGAAGGAGGAAGTTGAAAGCCAAGAGGAAAAGCCAGAGAAGAACAGCAAAATTGGGGAGAAGATGGAGACAGAG GCTGatgcccccagcccagccccatcaCTCGGGGAGCGGCTGGAGCCAAGGAAGATTCCTCTAGAGGATGAGGTGCCAGGGGTACCTGGAGAGATGGAGCCTGAACCTGGGTACCGTGGGGACAGAGAGAAGTCAG CCACAGAGTCGACGCCAGGAGAAAGGGGGGAGGAGAAGCCGTTGGATGGACAGGAACACAGGGAGAGGCCGGAGGGGGAAACGGGGGATTTGGGCAAGAGAG AAGATGTAAAAGGTGACCGGGAGCTTCGACCAGGGCCTCGAGATGAGCCACGGTCCAATGGGCGACGAGAGGAAAAGACCGAGAAGCCCCGGTTCATGTTCAATATCGCAGATGGTGGCTTCACAG AGCTTCACACACTGTGGCAAAATGAGGAACGGGCAGCTATTTCCTCGGGGAAACTCAATGAGATCTGGCACAGAAGACATGACTATTGGCTTCTGGCTGGGATTGTCCT CCATGGCTACGCACGGTGGCAGGACATCCAGAATGATGCTCAATTTGCCATTATCAATGAGCCATTTAAAACTGAAGCCAATAAGGGGAACTTTCTGGAGATGAAAAATAAGTTCCTGGCCCGGAGGTTCAAG CTCCTGGAGCAGGCGCTGGTGATTGAGGAGCAGCTGCGGCGGGCGGCCTACCTGAACCTGTCGCAGGAGCCGGCGCACCCCGCCATGGCCCTCCACGCCCGCTTCGCCGAGGCCGAGTGCCTGGCCGAGAGCCACCAGCACCTCTCCAAGGAGTCGCTGGCGGGGAACAAGCCGGCCAACGCCGTCCTGCACAAGG